In Devosia beringensis, a single window of DNA contains:
- a CDS encoding SDR family NAD(P)-dependent oxidoreductase — protein sequence MKLSGKVAVVTGASSGIGAGIARALAAEGASFVVNYATSKPRADAVVADIAAAGGVAIAVQADMSQSADVVHLFEQVKAQYGRLDVLVNNAGVSQYEMVADLTEAAFHHQFNVNVLGVFLGIREALKLFGESGGSIINLSSILSTDPSPSSSVYSATKGAIDTMTFALARELGPRNIRVNSILPGLTNTPLTDGNFAGAFGEKLLAGSPLGRFGEPEDIAPVAVFLASDDAHWVTGEAIRASGGVRGAGY from the coding sequence ATGAAACTAAGTGGAAAAGTAGCCGTCGTAACCGGCGCATCGAGCGGCATTGGCGCCGGCATTGCCCGGGCGCTGGCTGCCGAAGGCGCCAGTTTCGTGGTGAACTATGCCACCAGCAAGCCACGGGCCGACGCCGTGGTCGCCGACATCGCTGCAGCGGGCGGTGTGGCCATTGCCGTGCAGGCAGACATGAGCCAGTCGGCCGATGTAGTGCACCTGTTCGAGCAGGTCAAAGCCCAGTATGGCCGGCTGGACGTGCTGGTGAACAATGCCGGCGTGTCGCAATACGAGATGGTGGCGGACCTGACCGAGGCCGCCTTTCATCACCAGTTCAACGTCAATGTCCTGGGCGTCTTTCTCGGCATTCGCGAAGCGCTCAAGCTGTTCGGCGAGAGCGGCGGCAGCATCATCAACCTGAGCTCGATCCTGAGCACTGATCCCAGCCCCTCCTCAAGCGTCTATTCGGCCACCAAGGGCGCGATCGACACGATGACCTTCGCGCTGGCGCGCGAACTTGGGCCGCGCAATATCCGGGTCAATTCGATCCTGCCGGGCCTGACCAATACGCCGCTCACCGATGGCAATTTTGCCGGCGCGTTCGGCGAGAAGCTGCTGGCCGGCTCCCCGCTGGGCCGTTTCGGCGAGCCCGAGGATATCGCGCCGGTGGCCGTATTCCTGGCATCCGACGACGCCCATTGGGTCACCGGCGAGGCGATCCGTGCCAGCGGCGGCGTGCGCGGCGCCGGCTACTGA